AGGACAGGCAAACGGATGGATGATGAAGCTTTGATAGTGGAGTAGGCGAGTGTTAACAGCGGGCAAGTAGGGCAAGTGTGAGAGGCTGCGAGGCAACCCAAGCCAACGGTAAGGGGTGAGATTGGCCAGCGTAGAAGACAGAAGAGAGGCGGCAATGCAAGGACCAGCGTGCCCAGTGGAGTCTGGGGGGTTGAATGAGTCTTGGTGATTACCGGGCCCGGCAGGGTGGTAGCCTAGTGGAGGAGCCAGTGCAGAAGCACGCCCCTTGAAGTGCTAGAGCTCCTGCCGTTGAGCACTACGTAGTGCAAAGGCCTGACGAGCCTGGATGGCTAGGTCAGTGTGGCCACGGTAGAgggaggggaggggaggggaggaGAGGCGAGGAGAGGCGAGGAgaggcgaggcgaggcgaggcgagTGGGTTGGCTGTTTTGGTGCAGTGTATAGGCTGGTGGGCTGAAGACGTGGTTGGGGGGTCAAGCGGAGATGCAGGGTGGCGTTTGGGTGGTCGATGTGGTCAGACAGCTGTGGCTGCGAGCAATGAGTAGGCGAGACAGCTCTAGAATGCAAAGCCCGAGCAACGAGACGATGCGGTCCGAGGTTGCTGAGAGCGTACGGTGCCTGAGTCGTACAGTGGGGTTCTAAGACCTCAGCAATGGAAGGAAGCGCGGAAGTGGAGGAGCGGGGCCAATGCGTCAAGACACAATCCGTGAGGCGTCCAATGTGGAGGGAAGCGTGATTGTGCAGTGAATGCAAAGGAAGCGTGAGAGGGCGGATGGGTGGGCACTGCAGGCGAGGGGGATATGGGTGAGGTGGAAGGGGGTAGGTAGCAGCGAGGCCTGCGGCTGTGGAGTGAGGTGAGCACAGCAAGAGGACGAATGCGCAGCGCGGCCGAAGCGTGGACGAAGTTATACATGGCGGACAGCTCAGCAGCTCAGCAGCTCGGCAGCTCAGCAGCGTCTACACGGCCTCCACCGTCGACGTCTGTCAGGGCGCGTGCACAGACAGACGGGCGAGATGACGGGCGAGATGACGAGCGAGATGACGGGAGATGGGCTGCCATGAGCAGCCAATGCACGGCATTTGTGCGCAGCGGCGCGTCCGGGCGCCAGAGCGGCAGAGCGCCGTGTTGATGGCAGCACCGTGCAAAGGGAGGCCGGCGACGGAGTGTGGTGAGCGATGAGATGGGCTGGCGCGGGTGAAGCGAGCGAGCGGGCTGCTATTCCTGGAGTGGCTTGCAGCCAACCTTAATCGACATCCCTGTCGCCGTCTGCCCGTCTGCCCGTCTCGCCCTCTCGCCCTGGCCGTGTGCGCATCGCCCAGAAGCCAGGCCCACCAGCCTCATCCAGCTCCTCCCGCTCTGCAGCTGCTCCTGGCCGTGGCAACGACCCTGAACGTGACCCTGAACGTGACCCTGAACGCGATACCCACCGCAGCCCAGCAAAGGGAGCCGTGTCTGTCCTACGTGGGCGCGTTTCGCTTTCCTCGAGAGGCAGCCCATGCACGGGTGGCATGGACTCTCCCCTGCGCTGCACGCTCTTTCCTCGCTCGCGCATCGCTCCTGCCACCCGCGGAGGGTGGAGGGTCTGTTTGCCTCTCACACCCACGTCGGCGTGGTCGGTGGTCGGAGGGGGAGAAGCAATGACGCccctccgcctccgcctccgcccTCCGCCCCCGCCCTCCGCCCTCCCTCCGGCGCGCGCCATGTgagaggcagagaggtggagAGGCCGAGCGGCCGAGAGGCAGAGTGGCAGAGAGGCCGAGTGGCAGAGTGGCAGAGAGGCCGAGTGGCAGAGAGGCCGAGTGGCAGAGAGCCAACGACCGAGGACGAGGCTGACTCTCGTTGTACCTACCCACTGACCCAGCACGGTGCGCGGGGACGGCGCTCCCGCCAATTGCCCgctgccgtctgccgtccACTCCACACGCCCACTCCACTCCAACTCCACTCCACACGCACCCTCCCGCCCCGTGAGCCGGGCCGTGCGCCGTGCGTTTGCAGTGCGAGCCGGCTCcagagaagagagagattCCCTTGCACGCGCACACACGCCCTCCCCGGCACTGCGCGCGATGGAGTGCGCGATGGAGTGGGCGATGGAGTGGGCAACGGTATTCTTAGCACGCTGATGCCCTGCCCCTCCACCCTCTTGCCCCAAACGGGACCGTGGGCGGTTTGCCTGCGGCTGTGTCGCGCAAGAGTCAGCCGCCCCACTCCAGAGGCAGGCCATCAACACCTCAGCACGCTTGCGCAATCTGCCAGAGACGCCCCTCCACTCCACAACCCGGAGGCCCACCCAaacaccatcaccacctTCCCCCCTGCGTGGTAGCCTTCGGGCCACAAGCAAACGCCGTGCCAACAACGGTGGCCGCCATCGACGATCCACTGGCAAACGAACCTCTGCACTGTGCAGCCCCAACCCATGACGTCACAAGGAAGGGGTGCACTCGCTGTACATAGCATGCCAGTCATCTCCGTGGCCAATAACTCAACCGCTCCCTCAGCGTTGCCTGCTCATCCCTAGTCTCGACAATCCCTCTTCCTTCACCGGCTCCCGCTGCACTCTCTCCTCCGACGTCACCATCCCGCTTGGGTCTGAAGGATCCATGCAGCCGGCGCGCAGACAGAGGGTCCGACCATCTTGCGCTTCTCGCCCACTTCGTGCCGCCTGCCGCCTGCCGCCTGCCGCCTGCCGCCTGCCGCGTTCCGCgtgcagaagcagaagcagaagcagaagcagaaagcCCAACATCAATCAAAGGGAGCAAACGCCCGCTCCAACACCCACGGCGGCATCAGCCAAACAGACGCCGAAGCTGTACCACGCCCAACTTCACGCTTGCTCTAGTCGCATGCCCATCTGCTCTTCTCTCTACGCTTGTTCGAAATGAGCTCCAAACTGCTGTGACTACCCAAAGTGGACTGCTATGCGTCTTGCGTCCAAGTGTGCAATCACGGCCCTTCAAACGGCAGTCTGGCTATGCTTCCATTCCATCTCACGCACATCCCGCTCTCCAGATGGCTTTCAAGCAAATCCTCATGCCTTGGAGTCGCGGCCATGCCTACTCTCCGGCCGCCCGTCCATGGCCAGGGTTCGCAATCTACAAGGGACCCGCGCCATGGCGCCGGGAATCGTCACCAACATAGGAAACGTGCTTGGTGGACACGGACTGCACACAGACAGCTCAACGCTGCAAGCACCCGTCATGGCCCTCATCAGGGACGCGACAAGGCCGCTGGCCGTTGATGGACACGCTGACACCAAAACGGGGCTCCTCTCCTTGTCGCCCTTCAGTCGCAGTGCCAGCAGATCGTCTGTGCAACCCCCATCAGCTGCATTGGTGCTCGCCATGACTGCGAGGCGCCGTTGATTTTGGCCTTGGTTCCACAGACGAAACGCAGTTCCTTTTGATCGTTACATCTGCTACACCCAAACGGGTTTTGCCTGCTTCAGCTCATCCACCACTTCTCTTCCCCTACCCTGACCTCGGCCAACACCACTTCGAGTTCCCATGCCGAGCGTGACATGTGCTCCATTTGCGTGCAAGCGCCGGCAACCATTCAATGCGCCCTCCACTTGACCTACTATCCGCCACTGCACCCAACAGCTTCTGCTCACGACGCTCCCCACAGACTTGCTTCTTCCGATCGACCGTCTGCAAGTCCCCATCGCTTCGCCGACACCTGGCAGGTCCAAAGACGAACCAGGCTGAGTTCCATTGGCCCTCGTCATCCCACATTCCTGCCTCGGTCAAGGCCGAGAGAGTCGTGGCGCGTGTCGGCTTACCACTAGTCCCTCAAGACCCGGTTGCTGGGTACTTCGTGCAGTCTGTACCACCACCTCTCACCTAGCTCCGTGACACGCAAGGGTGATATTCCAGCTACCTGGGACCGGGTTGTTCGATGAGCCGGAAACGCCGTTGTGGGGAAAAGGATCGTTCTTTGATCATGCAGCTACACGGCTAACCTGCATGCGCTAGGTCAAGTTCCGAATCACCGGCCAGCGATGGCAACCAAGTCTTCCGCTTCACGTCCGAGCAAGTACGCTGACCGATAAGGCAGTCCCTAACGCGCCGCAAAGCTTGGTCCCAGGGTACGCGCTCATCACGTCAAGGCATCGCCTCCCTCCATGCTCACCACGCGCCAATACAAGACACCCATCTCCTAATGACCCCAgtgcaacaccaacaccagctCTGTTTCACACAACGCTTTGTCTCCCTCGACCAACGACGGTTGTCAGGCAGGCTACCTCCTTGCATCCGGCGGGAGTCGGCAAGTGATGCCTTTGGTATCACAGTCCAGCGCATCCTCTACCCTGACCTCACGTGATCAGCACCGCATAGCGCAGCTACAAGCATTCCTTGGTAAGCCATTGACGATATCGACCACGCCAAACGAGTACAGAGCACAGTCTCCCACCACGCCTACAAAGAGCCGAGTTGGGTGCTCGAGCGAAGAATGCAAGTCCAATGGATGGGGGAAAGTGTGTTTGAGATTTGAATGCACGCCGTACCACTCGATGCTTTGATCTACCGTCGTGAACGCCTTGCTCGATCCAGAGCCATCAACGCCACCGTTCGCAGCCTGCCGCCCAGATTCCCTCTCCCCTCCACCTAGCTGCTATGCCAAAGATGCGCTGGCAACGCTGCACCGACGCCGTCCCAATGCCTTGCCTAGCCTATGCAGTCCTGACACTTTGCACTCACACACTGAGATGCCATACGtgaagagaagaggaagagaagagaagagaaacttACCCTATTGCTTAGTAACAGGAGTAGGTATTTTAGATATCCGCTGGCGTTCTAGGGTCGCTTGAGTGGTGCGTTGATGTAATGCGTGACTAGACAGCTTCTTTATCCATCCATCTATCCATCCATCAGCACaagtaagataaggaagaagaagaagaagaagaagaagaagaagaagcgtTGAAGTATAGGTATGCCATTACGATCATTATCCACAGCATGAATTCAATCCATCTCCCGTCGTGCCATCATGCAGAAATGCCGTCTCGTCATTAGCCAAAGCGGGAAAACGCAACCAAAGCGCAACAGAACAGAACAAACAAACCAGAACAGACAACCCAGAACAGAACAtgacaagacaagacaagacaagacacaACAAAACAAGACATGACTAGACGATAGCCAGTCTGGTCATCCAAACATCCGACCAGCACCATCTTACGCTCACTCACGCAACGACGAAAACCGGACGGGGTATAATGCCACACAGCGCAAAAACAAAACACAATCTGTACACTCTCCTCCAACGCTCTAGGCTTCCGTGACAGCCTCGGCCTTGATCCCGTTCTCCTTGGGCGCAGGCTTCTCCGCAGCGGCCGCGGTCAGCTCCTTGATCTTGGCGTCCTTTTCCTTGATCTTCTCCAAGACGGACGTGTTGAGCGTCTTGAGAGACGCCTGGCCCTTCTTTGCCTCTTCGACCTCCTTCTTCAGCGTGTCGAGCTCCGTCTTGGAAGCTTCGCTGGACGCTTTCAGGGTGGCGAGCTCGGCTTCCCACTGTGCCGACTTGTCCTCTTGAGCTTTGCGAGCAGCAACGGCGTCGTCAACCGTCTTGGCGCTGGCTGCTGCCTTCTCCTCGGCCTCCCTCGTCTCCTTCTGTGAGAGCTCAAGGGCTTTGGTGGCCTCGATCAGCTTGGTGTCAGATTCCTGCTTCAACTGCTCGAGGGCCTTGGCTGCCGAGGCTGCCTTCTCAGACTCGACAAGCTTAGCCTGAAGCTCTGTGACCTGGGCCTCCTTGGCAGCCTTGTCCTTGGTGGCGGTTTCGACGGCGGCCTCCAGCTGAGTGACCTTGGCATCGTTTGCCTTGATCTGCTCCTCCAGCGTAGCCTTCTCGGAAGTCGCCTTCTCAGCTACGGCCTTGTGTTCCGCAATCTCGGTTGCCAGAGCGGAAGCCTTGGCCTGAGCATCGGTGGCCGCCTTGTGCTCGTCGGCCAGCGACTTCTCAGCCTTCTCCTGCGCCAACTTCGCAGCTTGGGCCTCTTCCTGAGCAGCTGAAAGGGTAGCCTTGGTCTCATCGAGAGAAGCTGTCGCACTCTTGATGGCATCATCGTGGGCGCTCTTCGCGCTGGTCAGCTCCTTCTTGGTTCCCTCGTGCGATGCTTTGGCCTTCTCCAAGGCAGCATCGTGATCAGCAGCAGCCTTCTCGAGCTGGCTCTGGAGCTCCGCGACCTTTGATTCGCTCTGCTTGGCGGCCTTCAGCTCGTTGTCGAGCTCATCCTTTGACTTCTGAAGGGCGCTAAGTTCGTCCTTGGTGGAGGACAGGGTAGACCTAGTCTCCTCGTGTGCCTTCTCAGCGTCGGCTTGCGCTTGTTGGGCAGCAGTCAGCTGGCCCTTGGTCTCTTCGTGTCCGGTGGTGGTGGCTTTTTGAGCAGACTCCAGTTCCGCAATCTTAGCATTGAGCTTCTCGACCTCGTCCTTCGATGCCGAAGCCTCCTTGAGAGCCTCATCCTTGGCGGCAAGATCCTTCTCAAGAGCGGCAACCTTCTCGTCGGCTGCACTGCTCGCTGTCTTGGCAGCGTTTTGTGCCTCCGAAAGCTCGGCGTCCTTGCTCTTGAGGGAAGACTCTAGGGCGGCGATCTTGTCATCGGCATTACTATTCGATGCTTTGGCAGCACTCTGGGCCTCCAGGAGTTCAGCGTCTTTGCTCTTAAGCGATGACTCAAGTTCGGCAACCTTTTCGGCATGTTGCTTGGCGACGGCCAGGTCCTTCTCCAGCGCTGAGATCTTGTTTGAAAGCTCAGTGGACTCGGTCTTTGCCTGGTCGCCGGCTTCAGCAGCCTTGGCGAGCTCAGCATCCTTCGCCTCGAGCTTCTGCGTCGACTCCTTCAGCGAAGATTCCAGTTCGGAGACCTTGGACTGAAGGCCGCTGGCTTCACCCTTGGCAGACTCGGTGGCGTTGGCAGCCTCCTGTTTCGCAGCGTCGAGCTTCTTCTCGAGCTCCGCGATCTGGGCACTGGTAGATTCCTTGAGCTTGCTGACGTCTGTCTGAGCGGCGGCGGTCTTCGATTGCTCGCTTTCGAGATCGGCAGTAGCGGCAGCGAGCTTCTTTTCCAGCTCTTGAACCTGAGAGGAAGAGGTGTCGGTGGCCTTCTGTGCATCCTGCTTCGCAGCTTGGACCTCAGCATCCTTGGCAGCAAGGTCTTCAGTCGCCTTCTTCAACGAACTCTCCAGCTCGCTGATCTTGGAAGCCGAGCTCTCGGTGGTCTTGTTAGCCTCCTGCTGTGCCGATTCCAACTCCGCCTCCTTCTTGGCCAAGTTCTCCTGGGCATCCTTCAAGAGTTTGTCCAGGTCTGCAATCTTTGCTGAAGAAACCTCGGTACTGTTGCTGGCGTCGCTGCGAGCACTTTCAATCTCCTTCTCCTTGGCGGCGAGGCTATCCTGTGCCTCCTTGAGAGACGATTCGAGCTCCGAGACCTTCTTGGAAGAGGCTTCGGTGGCCGCTGTTGCGTCTGCACGAGCACTCTCAACCTCTACCTCTTTGGCAGCAAGATCATCTTGGACCTTCTTCAGGGAAGACTCCAGCTCGGTCACGCGAGCATCGGCAGATCCAGTAGCGTTTTCAGCATCGCCCTTGGCCTTGGTGAGAGCAGCCTCCAACTCTGCAACGCGAGCAGCAGATGCCTCCGATGCCGTTGTGGCATCCTTCCGGGCGCTCTGTAGCTCTGCGTCCTTCGCAGCGAGGCTGTCCTGAGCATCCTTTAGCGACTTCTCCAGCTCAGTGATCTGGGCAGCGAGAGTGTCAACGCTGCTCCTCGCCTTTTCGGCAGCTTCAGCAGCGTTGTCCTTCTCGGCGGTGAGCGCAGCGATCTGTCCTTCCAATTCTGACGTCTTGGCAGCGAGATCATTCTGTGCCTGCTTCAGCTCACCCTCCAGCTTGGAGATCTGGGTTGAGAGCTCATTAGCATCGCCCTTGGATGCGTCGGCAGCAGCAAGCCTCTCTTCCAGCTCGTTGATCTGCTTCTTGAGCGCATCGATCTCACTTTTGCTCGAATCAGTGACAGCGACAGCTTCTTTGCTAGCGTTGGTAGCCTCCTCAGACTTGCTGGCAAGTTCTGTCCTGGCCGACTCAAGGTCAGATGTGCGGCTAGACAGCTCCTCCTTTGCGTCGGTGAGCGCCTTCTCAAGCTCAGTGATCTTGGCGGTGTGCTCTGTGGAGTTGGAGGCGTTGGCCGACTCGAGCTCCGAAAGCTTCAAGCCACGGGCCTCGTGCTCTTGGGAAAGCTTGTTGTGTGCCTCGGTCTGAGCATTGAGCTTCTCAGTAGCGTTGGCATGGTTAGCCTGAAGCTCCTCGATCTGCTGCTTCAGCGAAGACACTTCGCTTTGAAGCTGGTCGACGTTCTTGCTGCTGATCTCCTTCTCGGCGGTGAGGGCAGCGATGATCTCGTCCTTGGCATCGAGGTCGGTCCTGGGAATGAGGGAAGCATGGTCGGCGCGCAGCTGCTCTAGCTCGGCGTTGACCTTGGCAAGGGCCTCTTCAGCACTCTTCCTGTCTGCTGTGAGCTGCTCAAGCTCGGTGGTAGCCTTGGCGAGCGACTGTTCAGCGGTAGTCTTCTCTTCCGACAGGGCCTTGATCTCGTTGTCTTTCGATTCGAGCTCGGCCTTGGGCGCTGGCTCGCCACCCTTCGCTTCGAGGCTGGTGATGGCGCTCTTCAGCTTCTCAATCTCCGACTTCAGAGCATCGATCTCGTTCTGGAGCTCGGCGACACGGGCCTCGTGCTCTGCGTTGGTGGCGGCGATCTTGCTGTTGAACTCGCCTTCACACTCCTCACGGACAGAGTTACGCTCCTTGGTCTTGGCCTCGCGCACTTGCTGCACGACTACGCTGACCATGTGCTCCTCGAGATCTTTCTTGTCCTGCAAAAGCGTAGCCTCACGCTCCTCGAAGGTCTTCTCGCGCTCCTTGTGGTCGTCCTCGAGGGTCTTGACGTGCTCGTCCTGCTTGTTGGCGACAATCCTGGCGTCGTCGAGCTGGGCTTCTGCATGGGCAAGCTGCTTCTTCAGGGCCTCGAGCTGGACTTCGTACGAGTCGTTGGGGTTTGGCGGAGGAGGTTGGACGCCTGTGTGCACGCGGCGGATTAGCGAGGAGGCCGGTGCATGCAGCGGGGCAGCGTGAAGTGAGAAGGGGTAGAACGGACCCGAGCCTGGCACAATAAATTACTGGGCAGGCGGGGTGAAGTGAAAGAGAGGTTGCTTACCTGCGTCGGTGCCAGAGAAGGCGTCTCTCGGCGTCTCGGGCGGTGTGTCGATGCCATTGTCGCCGGTCGTGGGCCTGGACTTGCTCGGAGCAGGTGCATGTGCTTCTGCTGTCGTGACGGCGGTGGTAGGTGAAGTCGGTGCGGCGCCAGCGCTGCCGAAGAAGTAGTTGTACGCCCTACGCATGCTGCTGGTGCGCTTGGGTAGTCCGGGGCGAGTTGGCGTCGTTGATTTGCGTCCTCTGGATTCTTGTCGCTCTACTGCTCCTTCCGTGGCAGCAGCGATGGTGTCTTCGGAAGTCCTGTGGCTCTGACCACTCTGGTTCCGGTGTGCTGGGGGAGGTCGAGCGTGGCTGAGCTTTCGACCGAACTTGGAAGAGCCCGACTGTATATCGGCGAGGATCTGCTTCTGCTCTTTGGCCGTTGCACTGAGGCGGGTGTCAGTTTAGGATCAATGGCGGTGTGGTGACTAGGGCAACGGCGACACGCAGAACAAAGGGATTGTTGAGAAGCAGGCAGGAGGTGAAACGCGGGCGCTGGGCAGATGTCGCGAGACTAGGAAGCTATCTCTTACCAGAGCGAAGCGTGGGGGATGGTGGAGCGTGGATGCAAAGGTGCGGTGAAGACGAAGAAAAAGTCGGGATGACGGAAGATCACTCACTCATAGCTTTCCCTCGAGCGCCAGCTAGGCATGATTCAGTTCTGCTATCAAGCAATGACACGGGCTCCAGTAGCCTGCTAGCCTGTTCCTCCTATGAAAAGATTTTACCGATTCTGTCAAGCGGACGGGGGCGCCTTTGGTCCTCCAGCGTGAGCTTTATGTACGGGCACAACGCGTGCATCTTAGCGTCCTTGTAATAGTATGCAGCCCGCAGCACCAAGCATGGCGGCAGGCCAGTCAGGGTGCGCTGAGCAGACGCTCTGCACGTTGCACGCTTCACATGGGGCAAAGTCAACACGCCGCTTACTGCAAGCACAACACACAAGAGCCCGCTGTGAGGGTCGTCCGCGGCGAAGCATGGGTCGAGCTCGGGGCGCGGCTCCACTTGATATCTTACCGCCTCGACCAGGTTCGGAGACGGCAGGTGGCCATGGCAGCACCGACGTTGGCGCCTGGAGACTGTCGACGACCCAACATCCTCGTCGGCCATGGGCAGACGTGGTGTTGAGCTTGCTGTCCACACGAAAGGTTGCCTCGTTGGGCTGTCGTCGACAGTCGCCCATATCAGGGTTCATTTCATGTCGAAGCAGCAACCCTGCGGGAAGACCATCGGCCTGGGTACCCAATCACAGCGCTGCACGTAGTGCCACCAGACGTCGCGTGAGGAGCCAAGGACGAGCAGCGAGGAAAGTAGGACGAGCACCGTGGTGTCGACGAGGCGAACCAGACTCTATATCTGCTGCAATCGGTGCTGAATGACGGTCATCTCGACTGCTGGCCATCTTCGGAGGGGGCGCACTTGTTGCGGCCATGTCGCCACGACCGCGCGTTGACACGACATGGACAGCTGTTGGAGCTCAAGCTTGAGCACGGATACCGTGCAACACCAAGTCGCTGTGGCGTCGTCCTCAGCAGTGATTCGACTTCTGCCACCACAGGACGCAAGCCGTCCACTGGTGCTGCAGGAACACTGTCCGTCTCAAGACAAGGACTCCTTGACCAAAATGCATGCTGTGAGAGGTGGCCTCGAGCAAGGTGAGACATGATAGCCAGGATGGTAGAGCCATGGTAGCTCGAGCCCAACTTCTTTGGACGAGGCGCATGAATCAGTGGGTGAGATGCAGGGCTCGCGGCATTTGGCTGATGCGCTGTCACAGCTTTCCATCGGCCGCTAGCCCAAGCTCCCTCACACCGCGCCTTGGCTGATCGCGTCTGTGCCCTCGACAGTCCAACAAAAACTTCTCGTTGTCCCGGCGACCCCTCTTCACGTGGGAAGAATACGAATTTCCTCGGCGAGTTGCTAGCCGAACCATCGCCGTACTCTGACAGCGGTGAAGGCCGTTGTGGGGGTTTGgcggacgacgacgacgtcaCTTGCCCAAAATCACCTCGACAACGGACGAGCATGACCTTGGAGGTTGAGATGAGCATAACCTTGGACGTTGAGATGAGCATAACCTTGAGGTTGAGATGAGCAAAACCTTGAGGTTGAGATGAGCAAAACCTTGAGGTTGAGATGAGCAAAACCTTGAGGTTGAGATGAGCAAAACCTTGAGGTTGAGATGAGCAAAACCTTGAGGTTGAGATGAGCAAAACCTTGGACGTGGAGATGGGATGTGCGCATCTCATTCACTGATTCATAAGGCTCTACGAAAGACCGCCCAACACATGCCCAATTGCGACGCCGTAGTCATGCTGCATCCTATGTTCTTAGGGACGAGAGGAAGAAGGAAAAGAGCATTTCCACATAGTGAAGAGAAATCCAAGCGCCAAATCCAACCACATGCGCCATACGCAGAAGCAAAGTATCAATGCGCGGACCCAGGCCAGTCGCTGCTATCGGATGACCGCCTAAGGTTTCGAAACAGGGGGTGAGATCGATCGTACATAAGAATGACCTCTGGAGAAGACGCGGGAAAGGAACCCGCAAGTCTGGAGAGAAGTTGTTGATGTCGTGCTTCGCGACGTCGGCCATGTCGCTCGCGACGTTGTTCGTGCCGTTCTCGCAGTCGGTTCCGGCCTATAGTGCGAAGCAAGACATCAGCTCAGAGACGCAGCAAGTGGGAAGCCTCAAGACTGAGGGCCAGACCAACCCCTGCGTATCCGATCGCCGAGTCCGCCTGAAGCCGCATCAGTGGCTGTCGAGGTACCAGTGGTTTGGTTGTCCGCAGATCCAGTATCCGAGGGAACGACATATGGGTCCTGTGGAGTGCCCGTGCCAGCTACGCTATCAAACGCACCAGGCATCTGTCGCGAACCTGATGGCTGAGCTGACGCAGAAGCTTGGGCACCTGCTCCACTTTCTGCGTGAGTGGCGATGCTTTTCCGACAGTGTGGACAGGTATCATGCTCACTCAGCCACGCAGAGACACACGGATGGTGGAACCAGTGTTTGCAGGGCAGTTCCGTCACTTCCTCGCCAATCAGGACTTCATCCATGCAGATGCTGCATTCAGCGGTGTGCTCAGGCCCAAGCATGTCTTCGGAAACCTTCTTCCTTGGCAGCGCGTCGATGTCGGCCTGCGTAGCAGGTGGAGGGGCGTTGTTGGTGGCTGTCTGCTCCATGAGCTGTGAGACGATACGATCGAGGCCTTCTTGAGAGTACACAAAGTCGCCCATCTGACCCCCTCCAGGTATAAGACCTAGCGATTGGAAGAGGTTCAAGAATGGTGCTGGTACATTCTCCCCGCCTGGTCCACCGCGGCCGGAGCCATCGCCGCCCTGGGGCATGTTTTGAGCCCCGAGTGCTGCCATCAGACCAGTCATGACACTGTCGGTGATTAGTATATAGCACACGT
The window above is part of the Ascochyta rabiei chromosome 1, complete sequence genome. Proteins encoded here:
- a CDS encoding RING-type E3 ubiquitin transferase, which translates into the protein MDSSANQSAPMPAGSQRPGHRDMMFCHECADEWYRDERGLTCPECGSDFTEIIEDDNDPRDSNMFGYDGDQDDNSMPDLEQAPPPRLNPHQNPFANDDPDEADISNFNFVRVGPGRFNVQATITRSVSPQGLAAVNAPASIGGFMSMLNGLTRAAVQGQPAGQGQHQGQGEGLFSGAGQSAYQEAQGQDQPGNPTGRFTYHGGARLAPRGDGSGMHVEPVDDISNVMTGLMAALGAQNMPQGGDGSGRGGPGGENVPAPFLNLFQSLGLIPGGGQMGDFVYSQEGLDRIVSQLMEQTATNNAPPPATQADIDALPRKKVSEDMLGPEHTAECSICMDEVLIGEEVTELPCKHWFHHPCVSAWLSEHDTCPHCRKSIATHAESGAGAQASASAQPSGSRQMPGAFDSVAGTGTPQDPYVVPSDTGSADNQTTGTSTATDAASGGLGDRIRRGWSGPQS